A genomic region of Amphiura filiformis chromosome 6, Afil_fr2py, whole genome shotgun sequence contains the following coding sequences:
- the LOC140154559 gene encoding uncharacterized protein, translating to MDLEVNFSNLWDELEYDDIVETIEAIEREHGTNQSEIHPISAPVTTTASTPAKTVTTNSNTKSGMPAKQPRFADTTEADLVKLESARHEKKTMDTTAWAVRLIKEWCKATNHDEKFETLPPDTLCQLLRQFYGSARKENGQPYSKSSLLNIRAALQRYISSPPFNRTINIIRSEQFQSANNVFSGH from the exons ATGGATTTAGAGGTTAATTTTAGCAATTTATGGGATGAATTGGAGTATGATGACATAGTAGAGACAATAGAAGCTATTGAGAGAGAACATGGTACGAACCAATCGGAAATTCATCCCATTTCAGCACCAGTGACTACCACCGCGAGTACCCCGGCCAAAACCGTGACAACCAACAGCAACACGAAGTCGGGGATGCCAGCCAAGCAACCAAGATTTGCTGACACTACTGAAGCAGATCTTGTTAAACTAGAAAGTGCACGTCATGAAAAGAAGACTATGGACACAACAGCATGGGCAGTGCGGCTGATTAAGG AATGGTGCAAGGCTACGAACCACGATGAGAAATTTGAGACCCTGCCACCAGATACATTATGTCAGCTACTGAGACAGTTCTATGGTTCAGCACGTAAAGAGAATGGCCAACCATACTCCAAGTCCAGTCTTCTCAACATCAGGGCTGCGTTGCAGAGATATATCTCGTCTCCGCCATTTAATAGGACAATTAATATTATTCGCAGCGAGCAATTTCAATCAGCCAACAATGTATTTAGCGGGCATTAA